In one window of Ruminococcus albus AD2013 DNA:
- a CDS encoding MBL fold metallo-hydrolase, with the protein MKVIKLKPLSICETNSYLVISQQNNAVLIDAPFDAPYILEEVKANNCTLKKIFLTHGHFDHIGAVADLVEATGCEVYIHPLDEKMLRTGDEMLATHFRSRGYKSYNGEVKLFTENDILHLDELEFDILETPGHTPGSVCYICGEAMFSGDTLFSRSIGRTDLEGGNFQQMKKSLHRIAELGGDLTIYPGHMGTTTLDTERKYNPYLRENSGGGF; encoded by the coding sequence ATGAAAGTAATAAAATTAAAGCCGCTGAGTATATGCGAGACCAACAGCTATCTGGTCATAAGTCAGCAGAACAACGCGGTGCTGATAGATGCGCCATTTGACGCACCTTATATATTAGAAGAAGTAAAAGCCAATAACTGCACACTGAAAAAGATATTCCTGACTCACGGTCATTTTGACCATATCGGCGCGGTTGCAGATCTGGTCGAGGCTACGGGCTGTGAGGTGTATATCCACCCGCTGGACGAAAAAATGCTCCGAACAGGTGATGAGATGCTGGCGACGCATTTCAGGTCACGGGGTTACAAAAGCTATAACGGAGAAGTTAAGCTTTTCACGGAAAATGATATTCTTCATCTTGATGAACTTGAATTCGATATACTTGAAACTCCGGGACACACTCCCGGTTCGGTATGCTATATATGCGGTGAAGCTATGTTCTCGGGGGACACCCTGTTCAGCAGGTCGATAGGTCGTACCGACCTTGAGGGCGGAAACTTCCAGCAGATGAAAAAATCTCTGCATCGCATAGCTGAACTTGGAGGCGACCTCACCATCTATCCCGGGCACATGGGTACTACCACCCTGGATACCGAGAGAAAGTATAACCCTTATCTCAGGGAGAATTCGGGCGGTGGCTTCTGA
- a CDS encoding ATPase gives MSEKYFLGCMTQQGFSTEFGRLMEEKDRFTYILKGGAGTGKSSLMKRIANEFEKSGHVVRFYCSSDPESLDAVLIEEMGVLIVDGTSPHVFDPVYPAVSQRIVDLGQFWDAEKLMMNKDDIIEVTDKNKSLLARAKRFTTALSNVCGDSFSCSRGCIDEEKLDAFLMRFYKKILPRKGSGTGRKDIRQLSALTEYGCLTHTETIDCYIEKYLLHDDDFACAHLICEKTAAEAVRRGFDVILSPCHGLNNTAYEHLLIPELGLALLSSTPLNKLVPENCAKINLSRFYDRSAIARYRGRLKMNRLTMESLAEEVYETIKSAKAVHDDIEKYYISAMDFDGLDKLAEKLISEIKHR, from the coding sequence ATGTCGGAAAAATATTTTCTTGGCTGTATGACACAGCAGGGATTCTCAACAGAGTTCGGCAGGCTGATGGAGGAAAAAGACCGCTTTACTTATATCCTCAAAGGCGGTGCAGGCACTGGCAAATCATCATTGATGAAACGCATAGCCAATGAATTTGAGAAAAGCGGGCACGTAGTGAGATTTTACTGTTCCTCAGACCCCGAATCTCTGGATGCAGTCCTTATTGAAGAGATGGGAGTTCTTATTGTTGACGGTACGTCTCCCCATGTTTTTGACCCTGTTTATCCTGCAGTAAGTCAGAGGATAGTTGACCTGGGACAGTTCTGGGACGCTGAAAAACTGATGATGAACAAAGATGATATCATCGAAGTTACGGATAAGAACAAGTCACTTCTGGCAAGGGCTAAAAGGTTTACGACGGCGCTATCAAATGTCTGCGGTGACAGTTTCAGTTGTTCCCGCGGGTGCATAGACGAAGAAAAGCTTGATGCTTTTCTGATGCGCTTTTATAAGAAGATACTTCCACGCAAAGGCAGCGGCACAGGCAGAAAGGATATCCGTCAGCTGTCCGCACTCACCGAGTATGGCTGTTTGACGCATACAGAGACCATCGACTGTTATATCGAAAAATATCTTCTGCATGACGATGATTTCGCCTGCGCTCATCTTATATGCGAAAAGACTGCGGCAGAAGCTGTTCGTCGTGGATTTGACGTTATACTCAGCCCATGCCACGGACTAAATAATACCGCTTACGAACATCTGCTTATACCCGAACTCGGGCTTGCACTGTTATCCTCAACGCCATTGAACAAGTTAGTTCCTGAAAATTGTGCAAAAATAAATCTTTCGAGATTTTACGACAGGTCAGCAATAGCACGATATCGCGGAAGACTGAAAATGAACAGGCTGACCATGGAAAGTCTTGCAGAGGAAGTTTACGAAACTATAAAGTCAGCCAAAGCTGTACACGATGATATAGAAAAATACTATATCTCCGCTATGGACTTCGATGGGCTTGATAAACTCGCCGAGAAACTTATATCAGAGATAAAACACAGATAA
- a CDS encoding RelA/SpoT family protein has product MSENNRTNGEEVPRKSTYETAEGSLPIPAYILKASKQVYTIDMMIQKVIDSEKQYDLSKIVSAYELAEKYHHDQKRESGEPYISHPIAVGYILLELGMDTDTVCAALLHDVVEDTDCTLEQLHKMFGIDVTMLVNGVTKLGEVEIFTKDEQKAENIRKILLAMSEDIRVIIIKLADRLHNMRTLNFCRDDKRRTIARETMNIYAPIAHRLGIRSIKDELEDLAFFYLDPFAHEEIEQLMAMRRDSREALVESIKDKIAERLAKEFKPAPTVSGRVKSNYGIYKKVYRDGKDIDEIYDRYAVRVIVNTVNECYNVLGIIHDMFKPIPNRFKDYISTPKANMYQSLHTTVIGREGIPFEVQIRTWDMHRLAEYGIAAHWKYKEGVKSNAKDDKRLAWIRQIIENQKESNDVEEIVRAIKSDLSPEDVFAFTPKGDMITLPVGSTVIDFAYAIHTEVGHRMSGAKVNEKMVSYDHKISTGEIIEILTSNVPGHGPSRSWLNIAKTNEAKSKIRSWFKKERREENIFEGRAALEREFRKHMIRVPEDELEEFLRLDMKRHNCETLDDFLAAIGYGGVQLSKLMQRLKDSYNKKYGEKAEESEEQLVKPVKSSSGVVVDGIEDCMIKFAQCCNPLPGDEIIGFITRGHGVSVHKKDCVNYLTQLEKGENTERWVNVTWAQNSGKNNTTYFKTTLDIIAVDRIGLLADVSSALAMINVFIYESTSRELKNGNALMSITVSIAGMDQLKTVMSKLQKIKNVISVERSGK; this is encoded by the coding sequence ATGTCTGAGAACAATCGAACCAACGGTGAGGAAGTGCCGAGAAAAAGCACTTACGAAACAGCAGAGGGAAGTCTGCCTATACCTGCGTATATACTGAAAGCCAGCAAGCAGGTATATACCATCGATATGATGATACAGAAAGTGATAGACAGTGAAAAGCAGTACGACCTTTCAAAGATAGTATCTGCATACGAGCTTGCCGAAAAGTATCATCATGACCAGAAGAGAGAATCGGGAGAACCCTACATATCCCACCCCATAGCAGTGGGCTATATCCTGCTTGAACTGGGCATGGATACCGATACCGTCTGTGCGGCACTTCTGCATGATGTTGTTGAGGATACGGACTGCACTCTCGAACAGCTGCACAAGATGTTCGGCATAGATGTTACTATGCTAGTAAACGGCGTTACAAAGCTGGGCGAGGTGGAGATATTCACCAAGGACGAGCAGAAAGCCGAGAATATCAGAAAGATACTCCTTGCCATGAGCGAGGATATCCGAGTTATCATAATCAAGCTGGCTGACAGGCTCCACAATATGCGCACGCTGAATTTCTGCCGTGATGACAAGAGAAGAACTATCGCCCGCGAGACCATGAATATCTATGCACCCATCGCTCACAGACTCGGTATACGTTCCATAAAGGACGAACTGGAAGACCTTGCCTTTTTCTACCTTGACCCCTTCGCACATGAGGAGATAGAACAGCTGATGGCTATGCGCCGTGACAGCCGTGAAGCCCTTGTCGAGAGCATCAAGGACAAGATCGCTGAGCGCCTTGCCAAGGAATTCAAACCTGCACCTACGGTTTCTGGTCGTGTAAAGAGCAACTACGGTATCTATAAAAAGGTCTACCGCGACGGCAAGGATATCGATGAGATATACGACAGATACGCTGTCAGGGTCATTGTGAATACTGTCAACGAGTGCTATAACGTTCTGGGTATAATCCACGATATGTTCAAACCCATACCCAACAGATTCAAGGATTATATATCAACTCCTAAGGCGAATATGTATCAGTCACTTCATACCACCGTTATCGGCAGAGAGGGCATACCCTTTGAGGTACAGATAAGAACATGGGATATGCACCGTCTGGCTGAATACGGTATCGCCGCCCACTGGAAGTACAAAGAGGGCGTAAAGAGCAACGCCAAGGACGACAAGCGCCTTGCTTGGATAAGACAGATAATCGAGAACCAGAAAGAATCAAATGACGTTGAAGAGATAGTAAGGGCGATAAAGAGCGACCTTTCTCCCGAGGACGTTTTTGCTTTCACACCCAAGGGCGATATGATAACCCTGCCTGTTGGTTCAACTGTCATTGACTTTGCATACGCTATACATACCGAGGTCGGTCACCGCATGAGTGGCGCAAAGGTCAATGAAAAGATGGTGTCCTATGACCATAAGATAAGCACAGGCGAGATAATCGAGATACTGACTTCAAATGTACCAGGTCACGGACCCAGCAGATCCTGGCTGAACATCGCCAAGACTAACGAAGCTAAATCCAAGATACGCTCATGGTTCAAGAAAGAGCGCCGCGAGGAGAATATCTTCGAGGGCAGAGCAGCCCTTGAAAGAGAGTTCAGAAAGCACATGATACGTGTGCCCGAGGACGAGCTTGAAGAGTTCCTGCGCCTTGACATGAAGCGCCACAACTGTGAGACACTGGATGATTTTCTTGCGGCTATCGGCTACGGCGGAGTACAGCTTTCAAAGCTGATGCAGAGGCTGAAGGACTCCTATAACAAAAAGTACGGCGAAAAGGCAGAAGAGTCCGAAGAACAGCTGGTAAAGCCTGTAAAATCCTCTTCTGGCGTTGTGGTTGACGGCATAGAGGACTGTATGATAAAGTTCGCCCAGTGCTGTAACCCTCTGCCGGGGGACGAGATAATCGGCTTCATCACCAGAGGACACGGAGTATCTGTTCACAAAAAGGACTGTGTGAATTATCTTACTCAGCTTGAAAAGGGTGAGAATACCGAGCGCTGGGTGAATGTCACCTGGGCACAGAACAGCGGCAAGAACAATACCACGTATTTCAAAACAACACTGGATATCATTGCTGTTGACAGAATAGGTCTGCTGGCTGATGTATCCTCAGCACTTGCGATGATAAACGTGTTCATATACGAATCCACTTCCCGTGAGCTGAAAAACGGCAATGCACTTATGTCGATAACCGTAAGTATAGCGGGCATGGATCAGCTGAAAACTGTTATGAGCAAGCTTCAGAAGATAAAGAATGTCATCTCTGTTGAGAGAAGCGGAAAGTAG
- the hemZ gene encoding coproporphyrinogen dehydrogenase HemZ: MTLILSGNDYKYELEGVLKLFIPATRFEHMYADNTDVSDDYVFARVKETEKTVLMYVICSYKGVKKRKGKLLYKKTSFNIDKELCLSRILYKVLSEITGIVPKWGVLTGIRPVKRVNTLLNEGCDKAEIYSRLQNEYLCSKEKCDIAFATANTQKQILDTLDKKSFSLYVSIPFCPTRCSYCSFISQTLDSGRKLIPEYIDKMCREIRHTALITKRLGLKLDTVYFGGGTPTSIEASQLAALMKCIEHSFDMSSVREYTVEAGRPDTITEEKLRTIKENGCTRISINPQSLNPDVLTAIGRSHSVEQFYDSYDLASKIGFSCINTDIIAGLPNDTFESFSDTVDKLLDLSPENFTVHTLSIKRAALLNQGDKEVLKNPTDEMVDHATKRLWDCGYLPYYLYRQKNMVGNLENIGWSKPGHESLYNIYIMEEVQTILAIGAGASTKLVDYPDRLERVFNYKFPLEYNKHFDLMLSRKDVIEEFYGNSQKK; the protein is encoded by the coding sequence ATGACGTTAATTCTCAGCGGTAACGACTACAAATACGAACTTGAGGGCGTGCTAAAACTTTTCATACCTGCCACTAGGTTCGAGCATATGTATGCGGATAATACAGATGTTTCCGATGACTACGTGTTTGCAAGGGTCAAGGAAACGGAAAAGACCGTTCTGATGTACGTGATATGCAGTTATAAAGGCGTAAAAAAGCGCAAAGGAAAACTGCTTTACAAGAAGACCTCTTTCAATATCGACAAGGAACTTTGTTTGTCACGCATACTTTACAAAGTTCTGTCGGAGATAACAGGCATTGTGCCGAAATGGGGCGTGCTGACGGGCATACGTCCCGTAAAAAGGGTAAATACATTGCTGAATGAGGGCTGTGACAAGGCGGAGATATACTCACGGCTGCAAAATGAATACCTTTGCAGCAAGGAGAAATGCGATATCGCTTTCGCCACCGCCAACACCCAGAAGCAGATACTTGACACTCTTGATAAGAAGTCTTTCAGTCTTTATGTGTCCATACCGTTCTGCCCAACACGGTGCTCATACTGCTCGTTTATCTCTCAGACCCTCGACAGCGGCAGAAAACTGATACCCGAGTATATCGATAAAATGTGCCGTGAGATAAGGCATACTGCGCTGATAACAAAACGCCTTGGGCTGAAATTGGATACAGTCTATTTTGGCGGCGGAACACCTACTTCCATAGAAGCCTCTCAACTGGCGGCACTGATGAAGTGTATCGAACACAGCTTTGATATGTCGTCTGTGAGGGAATATACTGTTGAAGCTGGCAGACCCGATACCATCACCGAAGAAAAGCTGAGGACTATCAAGGAAAATGGCTGTACACGCATCTCGATAAATCCCCAGAGCCTTAATCCCGATGTTCTTACAGCGATAGGACGTTCTCACAGTGTCGAACAATTTTACGACAGTTACGATCTTGCAAGTAAAATCGGTTTTTCCTGCATTAACACCGATATTATCGCAGGTTTGCCGAATGATACATTTGAGAGCTTCTCAGATACTGTTGACAAGTTACTTGACTTGTCACCTGAAAACTTCACGGTTCATACCCTCTCGATAAAGAGAGCGGCACTGCTTAATCAGGGTGACAAGGAAGTTCTTAAAAACCCGACTGATGAAATGGTGGACCATGCGACGAAACGCCTGTGGGATTGCGGCTATCTGCCATATTACCTGTACAGGCAGAAAAACATGGTCGGTAATCTTGAAAATATCGGCTGGTCAAAACCGGGGCATGAAAGTCTTTACAACATCTATATCATGGAGGAAGTACAGACTATCCTCGCTATCGGTGCGGGGGCATCTACCAAGCTTGTAGACTATCCCGACAGGCTGGAACGTGTTTTTAACTATAAATTTCCGCTTGAATACAACAAGCATTTTGATCTTATGCTTTCCAGAAAGGATGTAATTGAGGAATTTTATGGAAATTCTCAGAAAAAATGA
- a CDS encoding alpha/beta hydrolase, translating into MQKETIELSFDYDKAGIRDIGDRAALDCYYHTLTEEIGRKKHRAMIICPGGGYDFCSEREAEPVAFRFIGYGICCFVLRYTCQRAFPQNALECAAAIKYVRENAEKFDIDPDKIIVAGFSAGGHLAATVANLWNDEILTKPLGCNAEDIKVNASMLCYPVITSDPEFTHEGSILNLMRGREDDKELREYLAMEKHVGGQTPRTFLWHCSDDGCVRVQNSLLYMTELAKYWIPFESHIYERGGHGLSLCDESTATWEGHIQPICEAWTDAAVKWALRI; encoded by the coding sequence ATGCAGAAGGAAACCATCGAACTAAGTTTTGACTACGATAAGGCAGGCATCAGGGATATCGGTGACAGGGCTGCGCTTGACTGCTACTATCACACCCTCACCGAGGAGATAGGCAGAAAGAAGCACCGAGCTATGATAATCTGTCCCGGCGGTGGATATGATTTCTGTTCCGAAAGGGAAGCCGAGCCTGTTGCATTCAGGTTCATAGGCTACGGCATATGCTGTTTTGTGCTGCGATACACCTGTCAGAGGGCATTCCCGCAGAACGCCCTTGAATGTGCGGCGGCAATAAAGTATGTCAGGGAGAATGCTGAAAAGTTCGATATCGACCCTGACAAGATAATAGTTGCAGGTTTTTCCGCAGGCGGACATTTAGCGGCTACTGTGGCAAATCTCTGGAACGATGAGATACTCACCAAGCCACTTGGCTGTAATGCCGAGGACATCAAAGTCAATGCTTCGATGCTGTGTTATCCTGTTATCACCAGCGACCCCGAATTTACCCATGAGGGTTCGATACTCAACCTTATGAGGGGCAGAGAGGATGATAAGGAACTCAGGGAATATCTTGCTATGGAAAAGCACGTCGGAGGACAGACTCCCCGTACATTTCTCTGGCACTGTTCGGATGACGGCTGTGTAAGGGTTCAGAATTCTCTGTTATACATGACAGAACTTGCCAAGTACTGGATCCCTTTTGAATCTCACATCTACGAGCGTGGCGGACACGGTCTCAGCCTGTGTGATGAATCCACCGCTACATGGGAGGGACATATCCAGCCCATATGCGAAGCCTGGACAGACGCAGCGGTAAAGTGGGCGCTGAGGATTTAA
- the recJ gene encoding single-stranded-DNA-specific exonuclease RecJ — protein MGVVLMFKWRIGKPDAEKVEYFLKKTDLNRLVLEILSARGIDDEDSIVSFFTEQELEDPFAIKDMDKAVATIEQAVDAYELICVYGDYDCDGITSTSILFNYLESMGANVMYYIPEREAGYGMNIAAIEELADKDVKLIVTVDNGISSVEEAKRCRELGIKLVVTDHHQVGEALPDAEAIVDPHRPDCPSSFKDLCGAGVALKLCAALDGGNYDAVLEQYSDLCSIGTVADIVPLKGENRTLVRSGFRYLPNTENAGLGILLDKLKIDRSKIVSDHIGFRIGPVINASGRFGSPLTAVKAILSEDPEDAESYVDTMITLNTQRKKCEQDIMKDIEGYIRDNPGVLDHRVIVLAGKGWHHGVIGIVASKILDKYSKPAIIISIEESGMARGSARSVKGLNIHSCLTYCADLLTKFGGHECAGGFSLKEEDIEKFRAKVYEFSAGIEKPAVKTLYADKVLMPADIDVEMVKGLSVLEPIGEGNPKPLFAILGARVTDIIGLKDNAHTKVAFSYGRTNAYALMFGQDPTKLCFAKGDLIDMMVELDINVFNAKESVSVKVVDHRLSGVKQERYFAAKDTYEKIINGEEVPVSFIKKVIPERAELVGVYKYLNSVREISLDALFMRLSSDSMNYCKLRIIIDIFRDKELISYDGATMMINLLPAHKKVELEESDTLVKLRKMTEENE, from the coding sequence ATGGGGGTAGTATTGATGTTCAAGTGGAGGATAGGCAAGCCCGATGCCGAAAAGGTCGAATATTTCCTGAAAAAGACCGATCTTAACAGGCTGGTGCTTGAGATTCTTTCCGCCCGTGGAATAGATGATGAGGATAGTATCGTAAGCTTTTTTACCGAGCAGGAGCTTGAAGACCCGTTTGCGATAAAGGATATGGATAAGGCTGTAGCGACCATAGAACAGGCTGTTGATGCCTATGAACTGATTTGCGTATACGGCGACTACGACTGCGACGGCATAACCTCAACTTCGATACTTTTCAATTATCTTGAGAGCATGGGCGCTAATGTCATGTACTATATCCCAGAGCGAGAAGCGGGCTACGGTATGAATATCGCGGCGATAGAGGAGCTTGCCGATAAGGACGTAAAACTCATAGTTACGGTGGATAACGGTATATCTTCAGTTGAAGAAGCTAAGCGCTGCCGTGAGCTGGGTATCAAGCTTGTGGTCACCGATCACCATCAGGTGGGCGAAGCCCTTCCCGATGCAGAAGCAATAGTTGATCCCCACCGTCCTGACTGCCCCAGCAGTTTTAAAGACCTCTGCGGTGCGGGTGTTGCGCTGAAACTTTGTGCGGCACTTGACGGCGGTAATTATGACGCAGTCCTGGAGCAGTATTCCGATCTTTGCTCCATCGGCACAGTAGCTGATATCGTTCCACTTAAAGGCGAGAACAGGACCCTGGTGAGATCGGGATTCCGATATCTGCCGAATACCGAAAATGCAGGTCTGGGAATACTTCTTGATAAATTGAAGATAGACAGATCAAAGATAGTTTCAGACCATATCGGATTCAGGATAGGGCCCGTTATAAATGCTTCGGGCAGATTCGGTTCACCGCTGACAGCTGTAAAAGCTATACTCAGTGAAGATCCCGAAGACGCTGAAAGCTATGTAGATACCATGATAACCCTGAACACACAGCGCAAAAAGTGCGAGCAGGATATCATGAAGGATATCGAGGGATACATTAGAGATAACCCGGGCGTACTTGACCACAGAGTCATCGTTCTGGCAGGAAAAGGCTGGCATCACGGTGTTATCGGTATTGTGGCTTCAAAGATACTGGATAAGTACAGCAAGCCTGCCATAATAATCTCCATTGAAGAGAGCGGCATGGCGAGAGGTTCTGCAAGGTCGGTAAAGGGGCTGAATATCCACAGCTGTCTGACCTATTGCGCCGACCTGCTGACAAAATTCGGCGGGCACGAATGTGCAGGCGGATTTTCACTGAAAGAAGAGGATATCGAAAAATTCAGGGCAAAGGTCTATGAATTTTCGGCAGGCATTGAAAAGCCTGCGGTCAAGACACTTTATGCGGATAAAGTGCTGATGCCTGCGGATATAGATGTTGAGATGGTCAAGGGGCTAAGTGTTCTTGAGCCTATCGGTGAGGGCAATCCCAAGCCGCTGTTCGCCATACTCGGGGCAAGAGTTACCGACATCATCGGGCTGAAAGACAATGCCCACACAAAGGTGGCTTTCAGCTACGGCAGAACTAATGCCTATGCACTGATGTTCGGACAGGACCCCACAAAGCTGTGTTTTGCCAAGGGCGACCTCATCGATATGATGGTTGAACTGGATATAAATGTGTTCAATGCAAAGGAATCGGTTTCGGTTAAAGTTGTTGACCACAGACTAAGCGGAGTCAAGCAGGAGAGATACTTCGCCGCAAAGGATACATACGAAAAAATAATCAACGGAGAGGAAGTACCCGTAAGTTTTATAAAGAAGGTCATACCCGAGCGAGCTGAACTTGTTGGGGTATACAAGTATCTCAACAGTGTCAGAGAGATAAGCCTTGATGCGCTGTTCATGCGTCTTTCAAGCGACAGCATGAATTACTGCAAGCTTAGGATCATTATTGATATTTTCAGGGATAAAGAGCTGATATCCTATGACGGGGCGACTATGATGATCAATTTGCTTCCCGCACACAAAAAAGTGGAGCTGGAAGAATCGGATACACTTGTAAAGTTAAGGAAAATGACTGAAGAAAATGAATGA